From the genome of Amycolatopsis granulosa:
CTTCGACGAGGCCCGGCAGGGGCACCTCGCCGGCACGCCCCGGGACGTGGCCCGGAAGCTGGACGCGCTCGTGGCCCGCACCGGAGCCGACGAGATCCTGGTGACGACCAGCACCTACGACCGTGCCGAGATGCTCGCCTCCTACCGGCTGCTGGCCGAATCGGTCCTGGCGGCCGCGCGGTAACCGAGCGCGACCGCGAGAAACACCCCGAACGTCAGCCAGAGGTAGGCGTTCTGGCACAGCCACCGCACCCCGGCCGCGGTGAGCTCGAGCACCGAGTTCTCCCGCAGCCCGGCGAGCGGCAGCACCCCGCCGGAGGTCACGAGGAGGGCGCCGACCAGCGCGACCCAGGCCGGCACGGAGCCGCGGAAGGCGCGATCGGCCAGCCAGATCAGCAGCATCGCCAGCCACACCCAGTGGTGCACCCAGCTGTACGGGGAGACGGCCGTCATCGCAAGCCCGCACAGCGTCACCGCGGCCAGCTCCTCGCCCCGCGCGGACAGGCGGCGCACCAGAAGCAGGCACACCACCGCCGTCACCACGGCGGCCAGCAGCCAGCCGATCTGCATGCCCCCGGCGAGGCCGGTCGTGCGCGCGAAGAACCCGCGCAGCGACTCGTTCGACGGGTTCTCCGGCACCCCCACCCGGGCCGGGTCGGCGAACGCGCCGGACCAGAAGGTCACCGAGTCGTGCCGCAGGACGGCGAACCCGATCGCGACGGTCGCCGCGAACGCCCCGCCCGCGACCGCCGCGGCCCGGTAGCGGCGCGTGACCAGCAGGTACAGCACGAAGAACGCGGGCGTCAGCTTGATCCCGGTGGCGATCCCGATCAGCGCGCCCTTGACCTTCGACGAGTCGGGCAGCGCCACGTCGAGCAGCACCAGCGTCATCAGCAGGATGTTGACCTGACCGAACGCCATCGTCTCGCGCACCGGCTCGCACCACATCAGCACCGCCGCGACCGGCAGGCTGAACAGCACCAGCCGCACGTCGCGCCGCAACCGCAGCAGCGACAGCGCCGCCCACACGCCGACGACCAGCATCGCGTAGTCAGCGAGCGCGCCCACCCAGCGGAAGCCGGCACCGGTCAGCGGGGCGAGCGGCACGAACAGCAGCGCCGCGAACGGGGTGTAGACGAACTCCCACACGCCGCGGACGTGGCCCAGCAGAGGCGTGTCGTAGACGGACACGCCGTGCAGCACCCGCTGACCCGCGATCTGGTAGACGCCCAGGTCGAGCAGGTGCAGCAGCGCGGGCAGGTTGGCCAGCACCTCGCGCACGTACCAGAAACCGGACACCCCGCCCAGCACCAGCACCGGCCAGAAGACCGCCCAGGGCACCGGTCGCCGGCCGCCGTCCCGCGGTGCCGGCCACGCGGCCGCCGTCTCGACGGTCGATGAGGGCACTGTCACTCCCAGTGCTTGCTGGTCCGGGCGCATGGTGGACAAGCCTAACGGGCCGCGTGCGCTCTGCCTGCCCTCAGGCCGGGCAGAGGGTGCCATCGGCGGGGACCTTGCCGTCGGCGAGGAACGCCCGCACCGCTTCCGCCGCGCACGGCGAGGTCAGCGCGCCGTGCCCGGCGCCCTGCCACGCGACCCGCACCGCGCCCGGGATCTGCTGGGCCGCGCGCACCGTGCCGATCTCCGGCGTGACCGGATCGACCAGGGTGCTGGCGACCAAGATCGGCGGGATTCCCGAAGTACCCGGCGTGGGCAGCGGTTCGGTGCGCGCCGGCCACGGCA
Proteins encoded in this window:
- a CDS encoding glycosyltransferase 87 family protein, translating into MPSSTVETAAAWPAPRDGGRRPVPWAVFWPVLVLGGVSGFWYVREVLANLPALLHLLDLGVYQIAGQRVLHGVSVYDTPLLGHVRGVWEFVYTPFAALLFVPLAPLTGAGFRWVGALADYAMLVVGVWAALSLLRLRRDVRLVLFSLPVAAVLMWCEPVRETMAFGQVNILLMTLVLLDVALPDSSKVKGALIGIATGIKLTPAFFVLYLLVTRRYRAAAVAGGAFAATVAIGFAVLRHDSVTFWSGAFADPARVGVPENPSNESLRGFFARTTGLAGGMQIGWLLAAVVTAVVCLLLVRRLSARGEELAAVTLCGLAMTAVSPYSWVHHWVWLAMLLIWLADRAFRGSVPAWVALVGALLVTSGGVLPLAGLRENSVLELTAAGVRWLCQNAYLWLTFGVFLAVALGYRAAARTDSASSR